CGTCGAGGTCCGCGAACCGGGGCATGGAGGCGTCCGCGCGGAAAGCCCGCGGGTTGTGGATCCATCGGGCCATCCATTCGGGCCGGAGGCGGGCCCCGACGTCCTTGAGCGACGGGCCCGCGAGTTCAGGCACGAGCCATCCGGCGATTTTCGCCTTCCCGCCGTCTTCGAACGCGGGGTGGCATTGGAGGCAGCGCCGGGAGGTCAGCACCTCGAGTCCCCGGCGCAGGAGGTTCGGCCGGGCGAGGGCGGGCGTCGCGGGGTCGTGGAAGACCGCGGGGGGGCCCACGGGTTCCCGCGGAAAATCCTGTGAAGACCAGGAGAGCCGGAAGAAGGCGTCCCCTTCGGCGGGGCTGGAATAGCGGACGAGGAGGCGATTGCGGCCTTTCTTGAGGAAAACGGAGGTTCCCTGGACCTTCGAGAAATCGTCGCCCCGCGCTTCCAGCGTCAAGGCGCCGTTGACGCGGACTTCAAGGGTGCCGCGGCCTGCGGCCGAGAAGGAGCAGTCGGTTCCGAGATCGACCGTGACGAATCCTTCGAAGAGGGCCTCGAAGGGACCTGGGGCGAGGAAGGGGGTCGGGGAGCGCCCGGCCGGGACGTAGAGCGCCGCCAGCCGGGCGACGCGGGCGTCGGTTCCGGAGGCGGAACGGAACGTGACGGCGAGACCGGCGGCGAGCGGGAGAGGTTCCGGCGGGGCGGCTTCCTGCCGGCGGGCCGGGCTTCGCGCGGCGGCGGCCAGTCCGCCGGCGAGGGCCAGCCACAGAGCGAGGGGCGCGCTTTTCACGGCGATGCGGAGGTCAGGATACCCTTGGAGGGCGAGGGTCGTCAATCTCCTCCGGGCGAAAAAAAGCCCCGGCCGGGAGGTGTCCCGGCCGGGGCGCTCGGTTCCGCGGGGGCCTCTTACGAGAAGAGGCTCATGACCGGCTTGCCGCCCTTGACATAGGGAATGTACCGGCCTTCCGTGTTGTACTTCTTCTTCGGGTCGATGCCGCACGCGTGATAGATCGTCGCGAAGAGATCGTAGATGCTGACCGGCTTGTTGCAGGCGTGGCCGTTGGGGCCCGTGTCGCCGTGGACGCGGCCGCCCTGGATGCCGCCGCCCGCCAGGACCACGCTGAAGCCGTTGGCCCAGTGGTCGCGTCCCTGGCCGCCGTTGATGTCCGGCGTGCGGCCGAACTCGCCGCACCAGAGAACCAGCGTCTCCTTGAGCATGTCCTTCTCGGCCAGATCCTTGATCAGGGTTCCCAGGCCGCGATCCACTTCCGGCACAAGGCGCTTGCAGCCGCCGGCGACGTCGTCGTGCATGTCCCAGCCGCCCAAGCCGATTTCGACGAAGGACACTCCCGCCTGGACGAGGCGCCGGGCCAGGAGGCAGTTGATCCCGAACCGGCCGCCGTACTCCTTGACGAGTTCCGCCGGCTCCTCGCGGTAATTGAAGGCCTTCAGAAGCGGCGTGTTCATCACGTCTTCGGACTTCACGTACGCCGCTTCGACCTTGGCGACCTCCTTCTGCTGCCGCTTGGCCGCCCACTCCTTGTTCTGCTCCAGGAGGAGCTTGGCGCGCTCCTTGTCCCGGTTGGCATCCACCGTGCGGCGGATGTTCGGAATCGGGTTGTCGGCGTTATTGAGACGGAACGGCAGGTAATCCTCGCCGAAGACCGTGGACTGCGGAATGAGGGGCGGGTCGATGGCGATGAAGTGAGGCAGGGGGAAGTCCTTCGCGCCCTTCTCATAGGAAATGACCGTGCCCGTCGCGGGGATCTCCAGCCCCTGGATGGGCTGCATCCCGATGTGCATGAGCGACGTGCCGCGCTCGTGGGCGCCCTCATGGGTGGCCATCGAGCGGATCACGGCCATGTGCTTGGCCTGCGAGGCGCAGATGGGCATCAGCTCGCTGAACTTGACCCCCGGCGCCGAGGTGTCGATGGGCTTGAACGGAGCCTTCGGCTTCGGGTCGAACGTCTCATACTGGGTGGGCCCGCCGCCCATCCACAGCATGATGACCGCCTTGGCCCCCTTGCCGGCGTTCTGCTTGGCCACGGTCTGCTGGGCCAGCGCCGAATGAGGCAGGGAAGCCGCCGCCAAGCCCGCTCCGGCCCCGAGGCTGAACCTCAGGAAATGCCGCCGGCTGAAGGCGGGCACGCAGTGTTCGCACTTGAGCATTCGCATCCCCTCCAACGTTATGTTCTCAGATCCCTTTTTTCCATCAGTGACGCGTGACGAATTCCGTGCTGTTCAGGAGCGTCCAGTAGGCGTCCTCCCACCCCGAGCCCGGGTGCTGCTTGACGAAGGCCGCATACCGCGCCTTCTCGGCATCCGTGGGCTTGCGGGAAAGAGCCGCCAAGAACATCTCCTCGACCTTCTGCTCGTCCGTCCCCTGCATGCTCTTGATGCGGGAGAGGACGCCCCCGCCGGAGATCCAGCTCATGATCTCCTGGTTGTTCCGCAGGAGCAGCGCCTGGCGCGCGTTGCCCGGAAGGGGGGTCGTCTCGCACCAGATCGCTCCGGCGGGGAAGAGCGACTGCACCATCTGGAGCACCCGGCCGATGTTGCGCTCGGGCGCGCCCTTGGTGGCCACGAGAATCGAATTGATGAGCTGCTCCCCGCTGAGCTGCTGGATGGTCCCGCGCGAGAAGTCCACCTTCGCGTAGGTGCCGTCCGCCTCGCAGGAGAGCTGATAGACCTGCGAGTTGCAGATGGCCCGCACCAGATGCTTGACCGAGTAGCCGTTCTGGATCAGGTCCCGGGCCAAGGCGTCGAGAACTCCGTTGACGACCGGCTTGTTCCTCCGGGCCGCGAAGTCGTCCACCGGATGGACGACGCCCCGTCCGAAGAGCCAGCCCCACACGCGATTGGCCAGCGCGCGCGGAAGCTGGGTGTTGCCCTTGTTCGTCATGAGCTGGACCAGGATCTTCACGCGATCCACGCCGGGGCCCGGAGGCGCCTGCCCGCCGAAAAGGAAGATCGGCTTGGCCGCGCCGCCCGACTTGGACTTCTTGACGATATCGCTGTCGATTTCCACGTCGTTGATCATCGCCTCGCCTTCATCGGCGTACTTGATCTCGACGTGCTCGACGGCGTCCTTCTCGCTGGAATT
This genomic window from Planctomycetota bacterium contains:
- a CDS encoding cytochrome c — protein: MKSAPLALWLALAGGLAAAARSPARRQEAAPPEPLPLAAGLAVTFRSASGTDARVARLAALYVPAGRSPTPFLAPGPFEALFEGFVTVDLGTDCSFSAAGRGTLEVRVNGALTLEARGDDFSKVQGTSVFLKKGRNRLLVRYSSPAEGDAFFRLSWSSQDFPREPVGPPAVFHDPATPALARPNLLRRGLEVLTSRRCLQCHPAFEDGGKAKIAGWLVPELAGPSLKDVGARLRPEWMARWIHNPRAFRADASMPRFADLDAQEAADLAAFLATLGTPPPEGPAPAPEAVAEGGRLFAQLRCVGCHTRPDREPDSSRVPLSHLAAKWRPEALREFLKAPARHYPWIGMPDFGLTETEASALAAFLRARSQSGGPSGPEGDA
- a CDS encoding DUF1549 domain-containing protein is translated as MRAFKVGAGALLLLFLAGSAADLQTQSEPRKPAVSSSIDSAISRKARPADDGEFLRRVMLDLVGYPPNLEEVKAFLADTNPNKRVAKIDELLNTEAWADFWSRRFAEAFFGNYHDVKMDTMPKLSKAARDRIMGDFIRWFKLQLQKDRPWTDIVAAMLDARGTDEGDPALAYKLSFYNEEGPVSEFANNVARHMLGIRLLCAKCHDHPFDNWTVEHFYGLAAFNARMRARGYGNSSEKDAVEHVEIKYADEGEAMINDVEIDSDIVKKSKSGGAAKPIFLFGGQAPPGPGVDRVKILVQLMTNKGNTQLPRALANRVWGWLFGRGVVHPVDDFAARRNKPVVNGVLDALARDLIQNGYSVKHLVRAICNSQVYQLSCEADGTYAKVDFSRGTIQQLSGEQLINSILVATKGAPERNIGRVLQMVQSLFPAGAIWCETTPLPGNARQALLLRNNQEIMSWISGGGVLSRIKSMQGTDEQKVEEMFLAALSRKPTDAEKARYAAFVKQHPGSGWEDAYWTLLNSTEFVTRH
- a CDS encoding DUF1501 domain-containing protein gives rise to the protein MLKCEHCVPAFSRRHFLRFSLGAGAGLAAASLPHSALAQQTVAKQNAGKGAKAVIMLWMGGGPTQYETFDPKPKAPFKPIDTSAPGVKFSELMPICASQAKHMAVIRSMATHEGAHERGTSLMHIGMQPIQGLEIPATGTVISYEKGAKDFPLPHFIAIDPPLIPQSTVFGEDYLPFRLNNADNPIPNIRRTVDANRDKERAKLLLEQNKEWAAKRQQKEVAKVEAAYVKSEDVMNTPLLKAFNYREEPAELVKEYGGRFGINCLLARRLVQAGVSFVEIGLGGWDMHDDVAGGCKRLVPEVDRGLGTLIKDLAEKDMLKETLVLWCGEFGRTPDINGGQGRDHWANGFSVVLAGGGIQGGRVHGDTGPNGHACNKPVSIYDLFATIYHACGIDPKKKYNTEGRYIPYVKGGKPVMSLFS